One genomic window of Gallaecimonas sp. GXIMD4217 includes the following:
- a CDS encoding efflux RND transporter periplasmic adaptor subunit, giving the protein MIRWIVMLLISVVLIGGVLGFNVFKQKMIADYFANMPAPTFPVTAEPVRAQDWQPRIEAIGFIEPSQGVMVRSEAAGVIRKLGFESGVPVQAGDLLVALDTSVEEANLKAAQAKLPATKSQFERMSRLYKEKSVSKGQLDEAEAAYRALQAEIESLQATIARRTIRAPFDGIVGLRDVFLGQYLQNGSDVVRLEDNQVMRIRFTISQNDLSRIEEGQDVAIQVDAYPDKRFEGQITAIEPVVNAESGVVQVQASIPNNSGELRSGMFAKVAVSLPRLADQVVIPQTAINFTLYGQTVYLVEENEEGVKTARQVTVEVADRRGDVARISHGLAPGMTLVTSGQVRLYNGAQVKLVEDASLAGDKPLPKL; this is encoded by the coding sequence ATGATTCGCTGGATCGTCATGCTGCTGATCAGTGTCGTACTGATCGGCGGCGTTCTCGGCTTCAACGTCTTCAAACAGAAGATGATCGCCGACTACTTCGCCAACATGCCGGCGCCCACCTTCCCGGTCACCGCCGAGCCGGTCCGGGCCCAGGACTGGCAGCCCAGGATCGAGGCCATCGGCTTCATCGAGCCCAGCCAGGGGGTCATGGTCCGCTCCGAGGCGGCCGGGGTGATCCGCAAGCTGGGCTTCGAGTCCGGCGTGCCGGTCCAGGCCGGCGACCTGCTGGTGGCCCTGGACACCTCGGTGGAGGAGGCCAACCTCAAGGCCGCCCAGGCCAAGCTGCCGGCCACCAAGAGCCAGTTCGAGCGCATGAGCCGCCTGTACAAGGAGAAGTCCGTCTCCAAGGGCCAGCTGGACGAGGCCGAGGCCGCCTACCGCGCCCTGCAGGCGGAGATCGAATCCCTGCAGGCCACCATAGCCCGCCGCACCATACGCGCCCCCTTCGACGGCATCGTCGGCCTGCGTGACGTCTTCCTGGGCCAGTACCTGCAGAACGGCTCCGACGTGGTGCGCCTGGAGGACAACCAGGTGATGCGCATCCGCTTCACCATCTCCCAGAACGACCTCAGCCGCATCGAAGAAGGCCAGGACGTGGCCATCCAGGTGGACGCCTACCCGGACAAGCGCTTCGAAGGCCAGATCACCGCCATAGAGCCGGTGGTCAACGCCGAGAGCGGCGTGGTTCAGGTCCAGGCCAGCATCCCCAACAACAGCGGTGAGCTGCGCTCGGGCATGTTCGCCAAGGTGGCGGTGTCCCTGCCCAGGCTGGCAGACCAGGTGGTGATCCCCCAGACCGCCATCAACTTCACCCTCTACGGCCAGACCGTCTACCTGGTTGAAGAGAACGAGGAAGGCGTCAAGACCGCCCGCCAGGTCACGGTGGAAGTGGCCGATCGCCGCGGCGACGTGGCCCGCATCAGCCACGGCCTGGCCCCGGGCATGACCCTGGTGACCTCGGGCCAGGTGCGCCTCTATAACGGCGCCCAGGTCAAGCTGGTCGAGGACGCGAGCCTGGCCGGCGACAAGCCCTTGCCCAAGCTGTAA
- a CDS encoding TetR/AcrR family transcriptional regulator, producing the protein MSDKESRILDATGHLLAQQGFHGLSMQQVAREAGVAAGTIYRYFDSKTDLILALHARLVARISQALLEGYPREASLYDRYRHWWWQCWRVHLGQPDLILCKYQFDRLPGEDNQSRMWQLEEEYFADWLAFLEEGRQSGLFKDLPDEVLSALSIEVCLTLSHKQSTGHCQFSQQQLQAAMEASWQALCQSQGVTP; encoded by the coding sequence ATGTCCGATAAAGAGTCCCGGATCCTGGATGCGACCGGCCATCTGCTGGCCCAGCAGGGCTTCCACGGCCTGTCCATGCAGCAGGTGGCCAGGGAAGCCGGAGTGGCGGCGGGCACCATCTACCGCTACTTCGATTCCAAGACCGATCTGATCCTGGCCCTGCATGCCAGGCTGGTGGCCCGCATCAGCCAGGCCCTGCTGGAAGGCTACCCCAGGGAGGCCTCCCTCTATGACCGCTACCGGCACTGGTGGTGGCAGTGCTGGCGGGTGCACCTGGGCCAGCCGGACCTGATCCTGTGCAAGTACCAGTTCGACCGCCTGCCCGGCGAGGACAACCAGAGCCGCATGTGGCAGCTGGAAGAGGAATATTTTGCCGACTGGCTGGCCTTCCTGGAGGAGGGCCGCCAAAGCGGCCTGTTCAAGGATCTGCCCGACGAGGTGTTGTCCGCCCTCAGCATCGAGGTCTGCCTCACCCTGTCCCATAAACAGAGCACCGGCCATTGCCAATTTTCACAGCAACAACTGCAAGCCGCCATGGAGGCGAGCTGGCAAGCGCTTTGCCAATCTCAAGGAGTAACCCCATGA
- the rep gene encoding DNA helicase Rep, with the protein MKLNPRQDEAVRYVSGPMLVLAGAGSGKTRVITNKIAHLVQQCGMAARHIAAVTFTNKAAREMKERVAQTLGKQEARGLTVSTFHTLGLTILKREGRHLGIRDGFTLIDEQDMQQVLLELGGKAVDGDKDILNKLIWQIGDWKNDLIQPAQAKQLAQGNGPLSVFAELYDRYWQYLRAVNALDFDDLILLPTLLLRDNEEVRLKWQGRIRYLLVDEYQDTNTSQYELVKLLVGERARFTVVGDDDQSIYSWRGARPQNLVLLKEDFPQLKVVKLEQNYRSTGRILKAANILIANNPHVFEKTLFSELGMGERLKVLVANNEDHEAERVVAEILSHKFLNKTRYKDYAILYRGNHQSRLLERALMQNRIPYKISGGTSFFSRAEIKDIMAYLRLVVNPDDDTAFLRVVNTPRREIGPATLEKLGSYANLRNSSLFAASFELGLEQHLSGRGLAAVQQFTRWLTDIQEQAKRGEPVEAVRDLIRGINYEDWLYETSPSPKAAEMRMKNVSELFGWITGMLNGDDLDQPMTLPEVVQRLTLRDMMERQSEEGEADQVQLMTLHASKGLEFPYVYLVGMEEGLLPHQSSIDEDNIEEERRLAYVGITRAQQELTFVLVRERRQFGEMIRPTPSRFLDELPQDDLVWENKATPQSPQERQQKGKAAIANIRAMFNNG; encoded by the coding sequence ATGAAGCTGAACCCGAGACAAGACGAAGCCGTCCGTTATGTTTCCGGCCCCATGCTGGTGCTGGCCGGTGCCGGCTCCGGCAAGACCCGCGTCATCACCAACAAGATCGCCCACCTGGTGCAGCAGTGCGGCATGGCGGCGCGCCATATCGCCGCCGTCACCTTCACCAACAAGGCCGCCCGGGAGATGAAGGAGCGGGTGGCCCAGACCCTCGGCAAGCAGGAGGCCAGGGGTCTGACCGTGTCCACCTTCCATACCCTGGGCCTGACCATCCTCAAGCGCGAGGGCCGGCACCTGGGCATTCGCGACGGCTTCACCCTCATCGACGAGCAGGACATGCAGCAGGTGCTGCTGGAGCTGGGCGGCAAGGCCGTGGACGGCGACAAGGACATCCTCAACAAGCTGATCTGGCAGATAGGCGACTGGAAGAACGACCTGATCCAGCCGGCCCAGGCCAAGCAGCTGGCCCAGGGCAACGGCCCCTTGAGCGTCTTTGCCGAGCTCTACGACCGCTACTGGCAGTACCTGCGGGCCGTCAACGCCCTGGATTTCGACGACCTGATCCTGCTGCCGACCCTGCTGCTGCGGGACAACGAGGAGGTGCGGCTGAAGTGGCAGGGCCGCATCCGCTACCTGCTGGTGGACGAGTACCAGGACACCAACACCTCCCAGTACGAGCTGGTCAAGCTGCTGGTGGGCGAACGGGCCCGCTTCACCGTGGTGGGGGACGACGACCAGTCCATCTATTCCTGGCGCGGCGCCCGGCCCCAGAACCTGGTGCTGCTGAAGGAGGACTTCCCCCAGCTCAAGGTGGTCAAGCTGGAGCAGAACTACAGATCCACCGGCCGCATCCTCAAGGCCGCCAACATCCTGATCGCCAACAATCCCCATGTGTTCGAGAAGACGCTGTTCTCCGAGCTGGGCATGGGCGAGCGGCTCAAGGTGCTGGTGGCCAACAACGAGGACCACGAGGCCGAGCGGGTGGTGGCGGAGATCCTCTCCCACAAGTTCCTCAACAAGACCCGCTACAAGGACTACGCCATCCTCTACCGGGGCAACCACCAGTCGCGGCTGCTGGAGCGGGCCCTGATGCAGAACCGCATCCCCTACAAGATCTCCGGCGGCACCTCCTTCTTCTCCCGGGCCGAGATCAAGGACATCATGGCCTACCTGCGCCTGGTGGTGAACCCGGACGACGACACCGCCTTCCTGCGGGTGGTCAACACCCCCAGGCGGGAGATAGGCCCCGCCACCCTGGAGAAGCTGGGCAGCTACGCCAACCTGCGCAACAGCAGCCTGTTCGCGGCCAGCTTCGAGCTGGGCCTGGAGCAGCACCTGAGCGGCCGCGGCCTGGCGGCGGTGCAGCAGTTCACCCGCTGGCTCACCGACATCCAGGAGCAGGCCAAGCGCGGCGAGCCGGTGGAGGCGGTGCGGGATCTCATTCGCGGCATCAACTACGAGGACTGGCTCTACGAAACCTCCCCCAGCCCCAAGGCGGCGGAGATGCGCATGAAGAACGTCTCCGAGCTGTTCGGCTGGATAACCGGCATGCTCAATGGCGACGACCTGGACCAGCCCATGACCCTGCCCGAGGTGGTGCAGCGCCTGACCCTGAGGGACATGATGGAGCGCCAGTCAGAGGAGGGCGAGGCGGACCAGGTGCAGCTGATGACCCTGCACGCCTCCAAGGGCCTGGAGTTCCCCTACGTGTACCTGGTGGGTATGGAGGAAGGCCTGCTGCCACACCAGTCCAGTATCGACGAGGACAACATCGAGGAGGAGCGGCGCCTGGCCTATGTGGGCATCACCCGGGCCCAGCAGGAGCTGACCTTCGTGCTGGTGCGCGAGCGGCGCCAGTTCGGCGAGATGATAAGGCCCACCCCGTCCCGCTTCCTGGACGAGCTGCCCCAGGACGACCTGGTCTGGGAGAACAAGGCCACCCCCCAGAGTCCCCAGGAGCGCCAGCAGAAGGGCAAGGCCGCCATCGCCAACATCCGGGCCATGTTCAATAACGGCTAA
- the nhaD gene encoding sodium:proton antiporter NhaD, with protein MSVLLLVLVILGFVSIVIEDLVHIDKAKTTLFFGSLVWVLYFMAPPTGVEHHHILESLNENLLDIATLWLFLMAAMTFVAYLSHKGIIDSLVNRLLPSHMSERRLMMLTGGFAFVFSSLADNITSTLVCITVLLSLNLPVKKLLRYVVLVVFSVNAGGAALITGDVTTLMIFLAGKVHITDLFLLSIPSALSVLVLAVLLGRPMDGEVVLERKWTAVSGSDKVIALLFFLTIIGTIGANVAYQIPPVLSFLFGLSLMFMVVQFLNRDEPILDYIRRIEFDTLLFFLGVLLLVGMLKELGILAYFPALYEHLPTLGANYVVGLFSALFDNVPLTAALLKSGVEMSTMEWLTLTYATGVGGSLLAIGSAAGVVAMSKVRELTFGSYLRYSAALLVAYSVGFAGAYGVGQLV; from the coding sequence ATGTCCGTGCTGCTGCTGGTACTGGTGATCCTGGGGTTCGTCTCCATCGTCATCGAGGACTTGGTCCATATCGACAAGGCCAAGACCACCCTCTTCTTCGGCTCCCTGGTCTGGGTGCTCTACTTCATGGCGCCGCCCACCGGCGTTGAACACCACCATATCCTCGAGTCCCTCAACGAGAACCTGCTGGATATCGCCACCCTCTGGCTGTTCCTGATGGCGGCCATGACCTTCGTGGCCTACCTGAGCCACAAGGGCATCATCGACAGCCTGGTCAACCGGCTGCTGCCCAGCCACATGAGCGAGCGCAGGCTGATGATGCTCACCGGCGGCTTCGCCTTCGTGTTCTCGTCCCTGGCCGACAACATCACCTCCACCCTGGTCTGCATCACGGTGCTGTTGAGCCTGAACCTGCCGGTGAAGAAGCTGCTGCGCTACGTGGTGCTGGTGGTGTTCTCGGTCAATGCCGGCGGCGCGGCCCTGATCACCGGCGACGTCACCACCCTGATGATCTTCCTGGCCGGCAAGGTCCACATCACCGACCTGTTCCTGCTCTCCATTCCCTCGGCGCTGTCGGTGCTGGTGCTGGCGGTGCTGCTGGGCCGGCCCATGGACGGCGAAGTGGTGCTGGAGCGCAAGTGGACGGCGGTGTCCGGCTCCGACAAGGTCATCGCCCTGCTGTTCTTCCTGACCATCATCGGCACCATAGGCGCCAACGTCGCCTACCAGATCCCGCCTGTGCTGAGCTTCCTGTTCGGGCTGTCGCTGATGTTCATGGTGGTGCAGTTCCTCAACCGCGACGAGCCGATCCTCGACTACATCCGCCGCATCGAGTTCGACACCCTGCTGTTCTTCCTGGGGGTGCTGCTGCTGGTGGGCATGCTCAAGGAGCTGGGCATACTGGCCTACTTCCCGGCCCTGTACGAGCACCTGCCGACCCTGGGCGCCAACTACGTGGTGGGGCTGTTCTCGGCGCTGTTCGACAACGTGCCCCTGACCGCGGCCCTGCTCAAGTCCGGGGTGGAGATGAGCACCATGGAATGGCTGACCCTGACCTATGCCACCGGCGTCGGCGGCTCACTGCTGGCCATAGGCTCCGCCGCCGGGGTGGTGGCCATGAGCAAGGTCAGGGAGCTGACCTTCGGTTCCTACCTGCGCTACAGCGCCGCCCTGCTGGTGGCCTATTCGGTGGGCTTTGCCGGCGCCTACGGGGTCGGGCAGCTGGTCTGA
- a CDS encoding EAL domain-containing protein, with product MTRAPGVKVRRLLLRCFTFLCCLAVLPLAADPMPVAAYMQPRVLGVNQGLSQNSITAILKDSRGLMWFATQGGLNRYDGERLSVYLSRPDQPYSLPRDFVTALAEDDASLWVGTVQGELARMDRAAEVFQRFEFPGLWGKETVRQLGFDGSRLWIGNDLGLWAWDRVAAPRLVLKGRVRDLKLADGAPLVLLASGELWRLGRDQRQLLLTQPAARRIALSEAGIWLAAEDSLWLLADGQSRLVSRWSVTGREQLLALATLPSGGVLIGLYGRGILHWQGPERLQELGGNHLGDQMKTVRRLHVDDQGLLWVGTGTGGVVLLDPNRRPVRSLVDDRVSLDDGSHNNIRSLVKVDGELWLGTHGRGLRVLASDGRYRDLGPTLAPLLGQDPDDYFIVGLAQLRDSRGRHWLGTDQGLLRLEADGRWRDLGAGLPSQVIWSLLEDGQGRIWAGTASGLALYRDGRFEALAPKRDQGVRVFALAEQSGGLWIGRADGLCRLDLASLAQSCEPKDSLSDSTVRSLWPAEDGSLWVGTQTGLNHRSVDGQWRRWLRQSGLPDDTIYAVLPGRPGQLWLSTNRGLAIFDIQEERFQHQGGTNLTSLEFNGGAYWRDDDGILYFGGTRGLAEVQPALPVRQQQAEPLRLLGYEVDGKARPFMPGQQRLVLGPDALRLTVRFALMDYLEPSLHQYQYRLRGALPGWQELAGRRQLDFTRLPPGHYRLEIRGKAGPDQAEFSSRSLAIKVLPPWYRHPMMLVLYLLSAMVALLWLWWLWHRRVSAEERIQKRIADNEERMRLALVASGHGVWDWDWRNHAVVRSGLEFLGYASDAIEPTPQGLSELIHPDDRQRVAAAVAEHLKGQQDRYEANYRLKTADGRYAWIQDRGQVVERDGAGRVLRLVGIHKDISAERESARRLALSDLVTNAMSEAVLVTDQHLRIVSANPAMEALLGLAEAELQGRRPWTWLRTGSRHHDFSQLHEQLGADQAWAGELWIRDARGRERLTEAEIHWVREAESGTGNLVVLLADITERKAAEQELRFLANYDPLTQLPNRALFRDRLIHAMSRARRNNQQVALLFLDLDRFKTVNDSLGHQQGDLLLQAVAKRLLGAVRDSDTVARLGGDEFTLILEDVPDVKVVTMVAEKVMAALSDEIKLQGHVVSVTPSIGISLFPRDSRDADTLVRYADTAMYHAKAKGRDNFQYYEAAMNAAVQRRLKMESRLRQAIERDRLQLVYQPRMSLGSGQVVAVEALCRWQDPELGQVPPADFIPLAEETGLIGPLGDWVLKTALAQQADWLKAGLSPLAMAVNLSARQFQESDLVDKVRHWVAELGADFGLLELEITETMLLQDPDQARLKMSALRKLGIRLALDDFGTGYSALSYLTRMRFDILKVDRSFVARLPGAADSAAVIRAILALAHDLNMHVVAEGVEEPEQHRFLRGLGCDEGQGYFYAKPMNGNDLLTWIKNR from the coding sequence ATGACAAGAGCCCCCGGGGTCAAAGTGCGTCGCCTGCTCCTGCGCTGCTTCACCTTCCTCTGCTGCCTGGCCGTCCTGCCCCTGGCGGCCGACCCCATGCCGGTTGCCGCCTACATGCAGCCCAGGGTGCTGGGGGTCAACCAGGGCCTGTCCCAGAATTCCATCACCGCCATCCTCAAGGACAGCCGTGGCCTGATGTGGTTCGCCACCCAGGGCGGCCTGAACCGCTACGACGGCGAGCGCCTGAGCGTCTACCTGTCCCGGCCCGACCAGCCCTATTCCCTGCCCCGCGACTTCGTCACCGCCCTGGCCGAGGACGACGCCAGCCTCTGGGTGGGCACGGTCCAGGGCGAGCTGGCCCGCATGGACAGGGCCGCCGAGGTCTTCCAGCGCTTTGAATTCCCCGGGCTCTGGGGCAAGGAGACGGTCCGCCAGCTGGGTTTCGACGGCAGCCGGCTGTGGATCGGCAACGACCTGGGACTGTGGGCCTGGGATAGGGTCGCGGCGCCCCGCCTGGTGCTCAAGGGCCGGGTGCGGGATCTCAAGCTGGCCGACGGCGCCCCCCTGGTGCTGCTGGCATCGGGTGAGCTGTGGCGGCTGGGCCGGGACCAGCGGCAGCTGCTGTTGACCCAGCCGGCGGCAAGGCGCATCGCCCTGTCCGAGGCCGGGATCTGGCTGGCGGCCGAGGACAGCCTGTGGCTGCTTGCCGACGGCCAGTCGCGGCTGGTGAGCCGCTGGTCCGTCACCGGGCGAGAACAACTCCTGGCCCTGGCGACACTGCCGTCCGGCGGCGTGCTGATCGGCCTCTATGGCCGCGGCATACTGCACTGGCAGGGGCCGGAGCGGTTGCAGGAGCTGGGCGGCAATCACCTGGGTGACCAGATGAAGACGGTGCGCCGCCTCCATGTGGACGACCAGGGCCTGCTCTGGGTCGGCACCGGCACCGGCGGCGTGGTGCTGCTGGATCCCAACCGGCGCCCGGTCCGCTCCCTGGTGGACGATCGGGTGTCCCTGGACGACGGCAGCCACAACAACATCCGCAGCCTGGTCAAGGTGGACGGCGAGCTCTGGCTGGGCACCCATGGCCGTGGCCTGCGGGTGCTGGCCAGCGACGGCCGCTACCGGGATCTGGGGCCGACCCTGGCACCCCTGCTGGGCCAGGACCCCGACGACTATTTCATCGTCGGCCTGGCCCAGCTCAGGGACAGCCGGGGCCGGCACTGGCTGGGCACCGACCAGGGCTTGCTGCGGCTGGAGGCGGACGGGCGCTGGCGGGATCTGGGCGCCGGCCTGCCCAGCCAGGTGATCTGGTCGTTGCTGGAGGACGGCCAGGGCCGGATCTGGGCCGGTACCGCCTCCGGCCTGGCCCTGTACCGGGATGGCCGCTTCGAAGCCCTGGCGCCGAAGCGTGATCAGGGGGTGCGGGTCTTCGCCCTGGCCGAGCAATCGGGTGGGCTCTGGATCGGCCGGGCCGACGGCCTGTGCCGCCTGGATCTGGCCAGCCTGGCCCAGAGCTGCGAGCCAAAGGACAGCCTCAGCGACAGCACAGTCCGTTCGCTGTGGCCGGCCGAAGACGGCAGCCTCTGGGTGGGTACCCAGACCGGCCTCAACCATCGCAGTGTCGACGGCCAGTGGCGCCGCTGGCTGCGCCAGAGCGGCCTGCCCGACGACACCATCTACGCCGTGCTGCCGGGCCGGCCCGGGCAGCTGTGGCTGTCCACCAACAGGGGCCTGGCCATCTTCGACATCCAGGAGGAGCGCTTCCAGCACCAGGGCGGGACCAACCTCACCAGCCTGGAGTTCAACGGCGGCGCCTACTGGCGGGATGACGACGGCATCCTCTACTTTGGCGGCACCCGCGGCCTGGCGGAGGTGCAGCCGGCCCTGCCGGTGCGGCAGCAGCAGGCGGAACCGCTGCGGCTGCTGGGCTACGAGGTGGACGGCAAGGCCAGGCCCTTCATGCCGGGCCAGCAGCGGCTGGTGCTGGGCCCGGATGCGCTGCGGCTGACGGTGCGCTTCGCTTTGATGGACTACCTGGAGCCGAGCCTCCACCAGTACCAGTACCGGCTGCGCGGCGCCCTGCCCGGCTGGCAGGAGCTGGCCGGCCGCCGCCAGCTGGATTTCACCCGGCTGCCACCTGGCCATTACCGGCTGGAGATCCGCGGCAAGGCCGGGCCGGATCAGGCCGAGTTCAGCAGTAGGAGCCTGGCCATCAAGGTGCTGCCGCCCTGGTACCGGCACCCCATGATGCTGGTGCTTTACCTGCTGAGCGCCATGGTGGCGCTGCTGTGGCTGTGGTGGCTCTGGCACCGCCGTGTCAGCGCCGAGGAGCGGATCCAGAAGCGCATCGCCGACAACGAGGAACGCATGCGCCTGGCCCTGGTGGCCTCCGGCCACGGCGTCTGGGACTGGGACTGGCGCAACCACGCCGTGGTGCGCAGTGGCCTGGAATTCCTGGGCTATGCCAGCGATGCCATAGAGCCCACCCCCCAGGGCTTGTCCGAGCTGATCCACCCCGACGACAGGCAGAGGGTGGCCGCGGCCGTGGCCGAGCACCTCAAGGGCCAGCAGGACCGCTACGAGGCCAACTACCGGCTCAAGACCGCCGACGGCCGCTATGCCTGGATCCAGGACAGGGGCCAGGTGGTGGAGCGGGACGGCGCCGGCCGGGTGCTGCGGCTGGTGGGGATCCACAAGGACATCAGCGCCGAGCGGGAGAGCGCCCGCCGCCTGGCCCTGTCGGATCTGGTCACCAACGCCATGTCCGAGGCGGTGCTGGTCACAGACCAGCACCTGCGCATCGTCAGCGCCAACCCGGCCATGGAGGCCCTGCTTGGCCTTGCCGAGGCCGAGCTGCAGGGCCGCAGGCCCTGGACCTGGCTGCGGACCGGCTCCCGCCACCATGACTTCAGCCAGCTCCACGAGCAGCTCGGGGCCGACCAGGCCTGGGCGGGCGAGCTGTGGATCCGCGATGCCCGTGGCCGCGAGCGGCTCACCGAGGCGGAGATCCACTGGGTGCGCGAGGCCGAGTCCGGCACCGGCAACCTGGTGGTGCTGCTGGCGGACATCACCGAGCGCAAGGCCGCCGAGCAGGAGCTGCGCTTCCTGGCCAACTACGATCCCCTCACCCAGCTGCCCAACCGGGCCCTGTTCCGGGACCGGCTGATCCACGCCATGAGCCGGGCCAGGCGCAACAACCAGCAGGTGGCGCTGCTGTTCCTGGATCTGGACAGGTTCAAGACCGTCAACGACTCCCTTGGCCACCAGCAGGGTGACCTGCTGCTGCAGGCCGTGGCCAAGCGGCTGCTGGGGGCGGTGCGCGATTCGGATACGGTGGCGCGCCTGGGCGGCGACGAATTTACCCTGATCCTGGAAGACGTGCCGGACGTGAAGGTGGTGACCATGGTGGCCGAGAAGGTGATGGCGGCCCTGTCCGACGAGATCAAGCTCCAGGGCCATGTGGTGTCGGTGACCCCCTCCATCGGCATCAGCCTCTTCCCCCGGGACAGCCGGGACGCCGACACCCTGGTGCGCTACGCCGACACCGCCATGTACCACGCCAAGGCCAAGGGCCGGGACAACTTCCAGTATTACGAGGCGGCCATGAACGCCGCCGTGCAGCGGCGCCTGAAGATGGAGAGCAGGCTGCGCCAGGCCATAGAGCGGGACCGGCTGCAGCTGGTCTACCAGCCCAGGATGAGCCTGGGCAGCGGGCAGGTGGTGGCCGTGGAGGCCTTGTGCCGCTGGCAGGACCCTGAGCTGGGCCAGGTGCCGCCGGCGGATTTCATTCCCCTGGCCGAGGAGACCGGCCTGATCGGCCCCCTGGGCGACTGGGTGCTGAAGACGGCCCTGGCCCAGCAGGCCGACTGGCTCAAGGCCGGCCTGTCGCCCCTGGCCATGGCGGTGAACCTGTCCGCCCGGCAGTTCCAGGAGAGCGATCTGGTGGACAAGGTCCGCCACTGGGTCGCCGAGCTGGGCGCCGATTTCGGCCTGCTGGAGCTGGAGATCACCGAGACCATGCTGCTCCAGGATCCGGACCAGGCCAGGCTGAAGATGAGCGCCCTGCGCAAGCTGGGCATCCGCCTGGCCCTGGACGACTTCGGCACCGGCTACTCGGCCCTGTCCTACCTGACCCGGATGCGCTTCGACATCCTCAAGGTGGATCGCAGTTTCGTGGCCCGCCTGCCCGGCGCCGCCGACTCTGCGGCGGTGATCCGCGCCATCCTGGCCCTGGCCCACGACCTGAACATGCACGTGGTGGCGGAAGGGGTGGAGGAGCCGGAACAGCACCGCTTCCTGCGCGGCCTGGGCTGCGACGAAGGCCAGGGTTATTTCTACGCCAAGCCCATGAACGGCAACGATCTTTTAACCTGGATCAAAAACCGCTGA
- a CDS encoding accessory factor UbiK family protein, producing MFNAQKLEQLAKQITEALPPGVRAFGDEVESKVKQVLQAQLSKLDLVSREEFDTQTRVLLKTREKLDSLEDRVHALEQAQQRQEN from the coding sequence ATGTTCAATGCCCAGAAACTGGAACAACTGGCCAAGCAGATCACCGAGGCCCTGCCCCCGGGCGTGCGGGCCTTCGGCGACGAGGTGGAAAGCAAGGTCAAGCAGGTGCTGCAGGCCCAGCTCAGCAAGCTGGATCTGGTCAGCCGCGAGGAATTCGACACCCAGACCCGGGTGCTGCTCAAGACCCGCGAGAAGCTGGATTCCCTGGAGGACAGGGTGCACGCCCTGGAACAGGCCCAGCAGCGCCAGGAAAACTGA